The sequence GTCGCTGCCACACCGCGTGCCGCACCGCATCGGGGAGCCGATCGCCGTCACGGCAGATCTCGAGCACCGCGCGCGAAGCGTCGTCGAGCTCGTCGTCGGTCACGGCGTCCCCCGCCCTTGCCAGCGCGCGACCGCCAGCGAGAAGGCCTGCCGCGCCAGTCGCAGGCGCGAGTAGGCGGTGTTGAGATTGATGCCGAGGCTCTCGGCGACCTCTGGCATCGCTGCGCCCTCGAGCTCGACCAGCTCGAACACGTCGCGCTTACCGTCGTCGAGCTCGGCCAGGAACCCGCGCATGAACGCGAGCGCCTCGCTCCGTGAGGCCCCGTGTTCGGGGTCGGCATCGATCGCCGGCGCCGCGGGCTGCTCGGCAACCACGCGCAGGCGCGCCTGCTCCCGCGCGCGACCGCGACGCAGGTTGCTCGTGACCCCGCGTGCGATGTGGAACAGCCACGTGGTGATCGACGCGCGGCCGTCGTACTGCGGCAGCCGACGCTGCGCGATCAGGAAGACCTCGTGCATCACGTCCTGGGCCTCGGCGTCGGGGATGCCGTGACGACGCACGACGCGCCACACGAACTCGGCGTGGCGCTCGTAGATCTCGGCGATCGTCGGCTTCGCATCGGACTGGCCTCGGTGTCGCGGATCCGCGGACGCGGTCGCCCCCATCGCTGCTCGTAGTCCGCCCGGCGGCGCATCCGTCATGGCCGGCCCGGAGTTTCTCGTGCGCCGACGCCGAACCGTAGCTCGACCCCGGCGGCGGCCCGCAATGCCCCCGCGGGGGCGCGCCACAGCCTCCCGGACGGCGTCGTCTCGAAGTTGGGCCGCAGCGGCACGCCCACACCCTCGACCCGCGCCCACAGCCCCCAACGCCGCGCGGGTCCGAGCCGCACGATCACCGCCGGACCGCCACCGAACCCCACCCAAGGGGCCGCCGCGGTGCCGGGTGGCTGCAGCGGCCCGGTGCCTCGACCGAACAGCGCGCCCGCATCGACGACTGCGCAGACCGGCAGCTCGACACGGCCGAAGCTCGGCGCGAAACAGCCGCGCAGCGACGCAACGAACAGCTGGAATCGTCCGCCGACCAACGCGTTCACGGGCGACTGCGTGGTCGTCGGCGTCCAGTACTGCAGCGCAAACTCGGCGCGCACCCACGGCTGCACGTACGCGAGGCCGAACGTGAGCAACGCGCTGGCCGCCGGCAGCGCGAAGAAGCCCGGACCGGCGCCGAGCTGGATCACGAGCGCACGCAGCGGTCGCCGCCGCGGGGCGACGAACGACGTCGGCGTGGGATCGCGGCGTGGCTCCGGCGCTGCGCTCGGCTCGGCCGCGGGCTCGAGCGCAGGCACCGGGACGGGCTCGGGCTGCGGCGGTGGCCCGGGTTCCGGTGCGGGATCGGTCTCGACCTCGGCCTCCGCGGCACGGGGATCGATCGCCAGCGCGAGCACGAGCGCGACCATGCGCGCGAGCTCGTCGCAGCCAGCGGCCTCCATGCGTCGCGAGCCCTCGCCGCCGTCGGTCGTGATCGATAGCGCGACCGCGAAACCACCGTCGCCGCGGCTCACCTCACCACGCGCGCGCAGCGGTCGCTGCGGCGACGGATCCCGCAGCAACGCCACCGCATCGGCCAGGACTGCGCTCGCGTCGGGACACGTCGCCGGTGCGTCCCACTGCAGCACCATCGCGCCCGCCT is a genomic window of Deltaproteobacteria bacterium containing:
- a CDS encoding sigma-70 family RNA polymerase sigma factor; the protein is MGATASADPRHRGQSDAKPTIAEIYERHAEFVWRVVRRHGIPDAEAQDVMHEVFLIAQRRLPQYDGRASITTWLFHIARGVTSNLRRGRAREQARLRVVAEQPAAPAIDADPEHGASRSEALAFMRGFLAELDDGKRDVFELVELEGAAMPEVAESLGINLNTAYSRLRLARQAFSLAVARWQGRGTP